TTCAGATTACCATCAATTTCAGCACGTTCGGGCAAACGTAAAACCCGGCCAGACAGGTTGTTTACATCCTGTTCAACCCAAGCGGGAGGTGTTCGTGTTTCATCACTCGCCTTGAGGGCCTTGAAGTATTCGTTCTGCTTGGATTGTGTCCGTACGGTGATGGTATCGCCGGCCTTAAGGATGGTAGAGGCAATATCGTTGCGGCGACCATTCAACAAGAAATGACTATGATTCACCAATTGGCGAGCCTGGCTGCGGCTTTCAGCGAAACCCAACCGATAAACGACATTGTCCAGGCGGGATTCGAGGATCTGAAGCAGGTTCAAACCTGTCAGACCTGTGCGTTTTTGAGCATCACCAAAATAGCGACGGAATTGGCGTTCGTAAACGCCGTAAATGCGCTTGGTTTTCTGCTTGGCACGGAGCTGCAGGGAATAGTCGGATTGACGATTGCTGCCGCGTCCACCATAACGTCCGTGTTCTCCTGGGGGATAGGCACGTTTTTCCATCGCGCATTTAGGGGTAAAGCATCGCTCACCCTTTAAGAATAATTTCTCACCTTCACGCCGGCAGAGTTTACACGCCGGACCAGTATATCTTGCCATTGAATTCCTCTCTTATCCTACTTAGACGCGGCGTCGCTTGGGCGGTCGGCAGCCATTATGCGGAACTGGCGTAATGTCCGAAATGGACTTAACCGTGATGCCCATACCTTGCACGGCGCGGATAGCAGACTCACGACCTGGGCCAGGGCCTTTCACAATAATATCAACTTCCTGGATCCCAAAGGATTGTGCAGTCTTCATCACTTGTTCAGTTGCCAAACGAGCAGCAAAGGGTGTGCTTTTCCGGGAGCCTTTGAAACCGGCTGATCCGGCGCTTCCCCAACAAACCGTGTTACCCTGTTGATCGGTAACGGTCACGATGGTATTGTTGAATGTAGCAAAAACATGCACCTGAGCTGAAGACATCTGGCGCTTGACTTTGCGCGAGCTTGTACCTCGCCGCGATCGTGTTGCTTTAGTTGCCATTGTACCTCACTAATTTATATCCTCACCCAATCGAAATGCTGTCTTGCCGCGGGGCAGAAAGGAAGGAGAACCCCAGACGGACATCTCGAACGGACGACTTTTTCCGATTATTTCTTACCAACACCCCGGCGGCGGCCGCGACCGGCAACCGTCTTCTTGGGACCCTTACGAGTCCGGGCGTTCGTTTTTGTGCGCTGCCCATGAACCGGCAGACCACGGCGATGACGCAGGCCGCGATATGTGCCAATTTCAATCAAGCGTTTGATGTTCATTTGCACCTGGCGGCGCAAATCGCCTTCTACCGAAAAGTTACCGGAAATGTATTCGCGCATTTTAGAAACATCAGCATCTGTCAGGTCCTTGACGCGAAGATCCGGATCCACACCGGTGGCTTCAATAATTTCATTTGCCCGTGTTGGGCCAATCCCGTAAATATACCTCAGACCAATCTCTACACGTTTATCACGTGGGAGGTCAACGCCTTCAATACGTGCCATAGTATAAATCCTTATCCTTGTCGCTGTTTATGCTTCGGGTTTTCACAAATCACATACAAACGACCCTGTCGTTTTACAATCTTACATTTAGCGCAGCGTTTCTTGATCGATGCTGATACTTTCACTTTCAAACTCCTTAATCATTTTGCTACGAATTTCAGCAAAGTAATGATTATACTTGCTGAGCTATTTTTCGTCTAGTCTAACTTTTCTACAACGCTGTCAGGACCAGCGGTCCATCGGCGGTAATAGCTACCGTATTTTCATAATGTGCCGTCAGTGAGCCATCGGCCGAAGCCACTGTCCACTCATCGTCTTTGACGATCGTTTCCGGCGTACCGACCAACACCATTGGCTCCAGGGCAATGGTCATGCCTTCCCGCAGTTTCATCCCACGGCCAGGTCGACCATAATTCGGCACCTGGGGACCTTCGTGCATTTTGCGGCCCACCCCATGACCGGTGTAGGTCTTGGTGATGTAAAAGCCTTGTTCTTCAACATAGGTCTGCACCGCATAGCCGATGTCACCAATTGTGTTGCCGGGGACCATGTTCGAAATGGCGATCTCCAAAGCCTTATCGGTCACTTCCATCAAATGTGTAGTGGACTTACTGACATGTCCCACAGCGATGGTTCGTGCCATATCACCAACGAAACCTTCATAAATGGTGCCGCAGTCAATGCTGACGATATCGCCTTCATTGAGCACCCGCTTACTCGGGATGCCATGCACCAATTCGTCATTGACACTGGTACAAATGCTCGTTGGGTAAGGATAAGGGCCTGGATAATGTTTGAAGGGCGAAGTCACACCGTACTTCTTTTGAACAGCTTCAAAAGCTTCGTTCAGTTCGCCCGTGGTCACACCAGGTTTCACCAAATCAATCGCAGCCGCCAGTGCTTCCGCATTGATCCGGCCTGCTTCACGCATGATCTTGACCTCATAAGGGGTCTTGATATTGATCGAACGTTCCCAGGAAATCACTTTATGCTTCCTTTACTGATTTCATAATTGCATCGAAAACATCATCGATGGGCTGGGTGCCGTCAATTTCCGCAAGCAGTCCTTTATCTCGGTAATAGTTTATTAAAGGTGCAGTTTGTTCGTTATAGACTTCGATACGATGACGCACTGTTGCTGGGCGATCATCTTCGCGCTGGTAAAGTTGCGAGCCATCAATATCGTCAATCCACTTCACTACCGGTGGATTGTATTTCTCGTGATAGACACGTCCTGAGGGGCTCATCCAACGCCCGCTCAATCTCTCAACCAGGACATCATCTGGAACCTTGATGAAGGGTACAACATTGACGTCACTGTTAGATTTTCCTAATAAGTTTTCGAGTGCTTCCGCCTGGGCAGGTGTCCGGGGGAAACCATCCAAAACCGCGCCCTTCTCACAATCCGGTCGGGCAAACCGTTCTTCAACCATTGCCACCGTTACGTCATCGGGGACAAGCTCCCCTTTGTTCATATATTGCTGTGCCAGTTGGCCCAACGGGGTTTCCTTCTTAAGGTTCTCCCGAAAGAGGTCCCCGGTGGAAACATGCACGAGGTTTAGCGCCTCAGCAAGTTTCTTGGCCTGGGTGCCTTTACCAGCTCCCGGAGGCCCCAGCATCACAATATACATCGGTGTCATCAATTGCCTCGATTACCTTCTCAGCTAATCAGACGGTCATCATACCCGTGCATCTTCAGGTCGGTTTCAATGATCTGGAAGGTGTCACGAACAACACCTACAACAATCAACAGTCCCGATGAAGAAACGAGGAAAATGTTCGTTGAAGAAAGATCCGAAGGCAAGAAAAGACCGAGGATGTACGGCAGAGCAGCAACCACACCTAGGAACAAAGCACCTGGGAAGGTGATCCGGCGCTGAACCTTGCTCAAATAACGTTGGGTCGCAGCACCCCGGGCAACGCCAGGGATCTGGGCGCCTTGCTTCTTGAGGTTATCACCGTAATTCTGCTGGGTGAAAAGCACATCGGTATAGAAGAAGGTGAAACCAACAACCATCAGGAAGAACAAGATCGGGTAAACTGCGCCTTCACCACTGAGAGTGTTGTTAATCCAGGCTGCGAATTTCTTTAACCACTCGGCATTGGCATTATTAAAGAAGCTGGCCAAAATGGTCGGGAAAGTCAACAGTGATTGCGCGAAGATGATCGGGATCATACCGGCCATGTTCACCATCAAGGGCACGCTGCTCTTGACAGGCATGGACATGCGGCTGCCCACTCGACGGCCAGGGAACATAACCGGAACGTACCGGCGGCCCTGCTGCACATGGACAACAGCGAAGATGGTCACAATCAGCAGTGCGATCACGATGAAGATCAGCCACCAATAGGTGCTGTTGCTTAGCAGTGCGACCATATGATCCGGGATCTTTGCGACAATACCGGAGAAAATGATCAGAGAAAGGCCCTGTCCCCGAATACCATATTCGGAGATCAATTCACCCAACCAGACACCGAACATCGTCCCTGCCATCATGGAAAGGATCGTTGCCAGTGTGGGGATCAGGCTTGCCCCTGTAAACCCAAAGCCTGTCATCACCGACGTTCCGAGCATTGCGGAGAAAATGTTGATCTGACCAATAGCTGATAAAGCAGCCATAGGAACAGTCAGAATGATAGTCCAGCGCTCCATCCAAGCCCGACCCTCACGGGGATCGTCCTGCATTTTGCGTTCGAGAGCAGGAATGATCGGAACGAGGAGCTGAAGGATAATCTGGGCGGTAATGTAGGGATAAACACCCATTGCCAGGATTGAGAAGGTGGAAACTGCCCCACCGGAGAGCATATCCAGCATGTTAATCAAACCACCGGCTGCCCCACCTGTTTGGGTCAGTTGTGCCACCAGGTTCTTATCAATGCCGGGAACTGGGATATTGGACGCCAGTCGGTAGATCACCAGTAAAAGCAGGGTGACCAACAACTTCCGACGAATGTCTTGCGATTTCCAAAGGTGGCGCCATGCGGACCGTTTCATTTGTCAGGCTCCTTTATCTATTCAAGGACAGTCATTAATCCTGGATCAATTCAACACTTCCGCCAGCGCTTTCAATCTTTTCCTTAGCGCTTTTGGAAATCTTGTTGGCTTTCACCTTCAGAGCAACAGAGACATCACCCCGACCGAGGATCTTCACAGGAAGACCTAATTTTTTAACCAGGCCCTTCTCGACCATCAGTTGAGGCGTAACTTCTGTACCTGCGGCAAAATCTGCCAAAGCTTCCAGGTTGACTTCTTCATATTCCACACGATTTCGGACAGTGAAACCTTCACCACGCATGAACGGCAGCTTCCGGAAGAACGGAAGATTGCCACCTTGGTGGTAAGAAGCCACGCCACCGCCTGATCGGGAGTTCTGGCCTTTCATACCACGACCAGCTGTCTTACCCTGTCCCGCTGCGGGGCCACGACCAACACGTTTGCGGTCCTTATGTGCGCCTTTATTTGGCTTTAGATCATGTAATTCCATAATGACACCTTATGCTTCATCCACAGTAACCAGATGGATAACTGAATTCACCATGCCGCGCACAGCGTCGT
This Chloroflexota bacterium DNA region includes the following protein-coding sequences:
- the rpsK gene encoding 30S ribosomal protein S11, which codes for MATKATRSRRGTSSRKVKRQMSSAQVHVFATFNNTIVTVTDQQGNTVCWGSAGSAGFKGSRKSTPFAARLATEQVMKTAQSFGIQEVDIIVKGPGPGRESAIRAVQGMGITVKSISDITPVPHNGCRPPKRRRV
- the map gene encoding type I methionyl aminopeptidase — translated: MSWERSINIKTPYEVKIMREAGRINAEALAAAIDLVKPGVTTGELNEAFEAVQKKYGVTSPFKHYPGPYPYPTSICTSVNDELVHGIPSKRVLNEGDIVSIDCGTIYEGFVGDMARTIAVGHVSKSTTHLMEVTDKALEIAISNMVPGNTIGDIGYAVQTYVEEQGFYITKTYTGHGVGRKMHEGPQVPNYGRPGRGMKLREGMTIALEPMVLVGTPETIVKDDEWTVASADGSLTAHYENTVAITADGPLVLTAL
- the secY gene encoding preprotein translocase subunit SecY, with amino-acid sequence MKRSAWRHLWKSQDIRRKLLVTLLLLVIYRLASNIPVPGIDKNLVAQLTQTGGAAGGLINMLDMLSGGAVSTFSILAMGVYPYITAQIILQLLVPIIPALERKMQDDPREGRAWMERWTIILTVPMAALSAIGQINIFSAMLGTSVMTGFGFTGASLIPTLATILSMMAGTMFGVWLGELISEYGIRGQGLSLIIFSGIVAKIPDHMVALLSNSTYWWLIFIVIALLIVTIFAVVHVQQGRRYVPVMFPGRRVGSRMSMPVKSSVPLMVNMAGMIPIIFAQSLLTFPTILASFFNNANAEWLKKFAAWINNTLSGEGAVYPILFFLMVVGFTFFYTDVLFTQQNYGDNLKKQGAQIPGVARGAATQRYLSKVQRRITFPGALFLGVVAALPYILGLFLPSDLSSTNIFLVSSSGLLIVVGVVRDTFQIIETDLKMHGYDDRLIS
- the rplO gene encoding 50S ribosomal protein L15 — its product is MELHDLKPNKGAHKDRKRVGRGPAAGQGKTAGRGMKGQNSRSGGGVASYHQGGNLPFFRKLPFMRGEGFTVRNRVEYEEVNLEALADFAAGTEVTPQLMVEKGLVKKLGLPVKILGRGDVSVALKVKANKISKSAKEKIESAGGSVELIQD
- the rpsM gene encoding 30S ribosomal protein S13, with protein sequence MARIEGVDLPRDKRVEIGLRYIYGIGPTRANEIIEATGVDPDLRVKDLTDADVSKMREYISGNFSVEGDLRRQVQMNIKRLIEIGTYRGLRHRRGLPVHGQRTKTNARTRKGPKKTVAGRGRRRGVGKK
- the rpmJ gene encoding 50S ribosomal protein L36, translating into MKVSASIKKRCAKCKIVKRQGRLYVICENPKHKQRQG
- a CDS encoding adenylate kinase, coding for MYIVMLGPPGAGKGTQAKKLAEALNLVHVSTGDLFRENLKKETPLGQLAQQYMNKGELVPDDVTVAMVEERFARPDCEKGAVLDGFPRTPAQAEALENLLGKSNSDVNVVPFIKVPDDVLVERLSGRWMSPSGRVYHEKYNPPVVKWIDDIDGSQLYQREDDRPATVRHRIEVYNEQTAPLINYYRDKGLLAEIDGTQPIDDVFDAIMKSVKEA
- the rpsD gene encoding 30S ribosomal protein S4, translating into MARYTGPACKLCRREGEKLFLKGERCFTPKCAMEKRAYPPGEHGRYGGRGSNRQSDYSLQLRAKQKTKRIYGVYERQFRRYFGDAQKRTGLTGLNLLQILESRLDNVVYRLGFAESRSQARQLVNHSHFLLNGRRNDIASTILKAGDTITVRTQSKQNEYFKALKASDETRTPPAWVEQDVNNLSGRVLRLPERAEIDGNLNEQLIVEYYSR